The Microbacterium sp. SORGH_AS_0862 genome has a segment encoding these proteins:
- a CDS encoding helix-turn-helix domain-containing protein produces MPVAASSFPASPSLVDFAVALPVVLLVAYGIALLLRRLFGERLSLGTATMTLIGVLGVSAGALVSGLFIPGQRLWMPSTLLLATGASLGLSFLVAGAVAAVRGASAMPDAAAVLAAGESERREFKETARWNVRESRKDPRMELAVAKTVAAFLNSRGGLLVIGANDAGEAVGLERDLQTLRTPDHDRFELWLRDMLSTSLGRNAAALPRIRFGTAGDGVVVCLVQCRPAGKPVFVTQPKDGGSTRELWVRVGNSSRALGVDEAVDYVARHWRPSVASFVLGRPSGA; encoded by the coding sequence ATGCCGGTCGCCGCATCCTCGTTCCCTGCGAGCCCCTCGCTCGTCGACTTCGCCGTCGCGCTGCCGGTTGTGCTGCTCGTCGCCTACGGCATCGCTCTGCTGCTGCGACGGCTGTTCGGGGAGCGCCTGTCGCTCGGCACGGCGACGATGACCCTCATCGGCGTGCTCGGGGTCAGCGCCGGTGCGCTCGTCTCGGGACTCTTCATCCCGGGCCAGCGGCTGTGGATGCCGAGCACCCTGTTGCTGGCGACGGGGGCGAGTCTCGGACTGTCGTTCCTGGTCGCGGGAGCGGTGGCGGCGGTGCGCGGGGCGAGTGCGATGCCGGATGCGGCGGCGGTGCTCGCCGCGGGCGAGTCGGAGCGCCGGGAGTTCAAGGAGACCGCCCGTTGGAACGTGCGCGAGTCGCGCAAGGATCCGCGCATGGAGCTGGCGGTCGCGAAGACCGTCGCGGCGTTCCTCAACTCGCGCGGCGGTCTTCTCGTGATCGGCGCGAACGACGCGGGCGAGGCGGTGGGCCTCGAGCGCGACCTCCAGACGTTGCGCACGCCCGACCACGACCGCTTCGAGCTCTGGCTGCGCGACATGCTCTCCACCTCGCTCGGCCGCAACGCCGCGGCGCTTCCGCGCATCCGGTTCGGGACAGCGGGCGACGGCGTCGTCGTGTGCCTCGTGCAGTGCCGGCCGGCGGGCAAACCGGTGTTCGTCACGCAGCCCAAGGACGGCGGCTCGACCCGCGAGCTCTGGGTGCGGGTGGGCAACTCGTCGCGCGCGCTCGGGGTGGACGAGGCCGTCGACTACGTGGCTCGCCACTGGCGACCGTCGGTGGCGTCGTTCGTGCTCGGGCGCCCCTCTGGCGCCTGA